The genomic DNA TCACCGACCGGATTCGAGCAGCACCCGCTCCAGTTCGTCCTGCAATTCCGGCAGATCAAAGGGCTTGGCCACATAGCCCTGCATGCCCGCGTCGAGGAACCGCTTGCGGTCGCCCTCCATGGCGTGGGCGGTCAGGGCGATGATCGGGATGTCGAGGCCCAGGGTGTCGCGGATGGCGCGGGTGGTCTCCACCCCGTCCAGACCGGGCATCTGGATGTCCATGAGAATGCAGTCAAAGGCAGCGGTGGCCAGTATCTCGATGGCCTCCTCGCCGCTCTCGGCGCAGGCGGCCTCGTGGCCGAGCTTGCCGAGCAGCCGCTGGGCCACGGCGCGGTTGGTGCGCTCGTCTTCGACCACAAGGATCGACAGCGGCCTGAACACTCCGTTTTGGCCGCTGACAGCCGGGGTGAAGGCGGCGTGATCGACGCGCCGGGCAGCCACGGTAAAGACCACGGTGGTGCCCGCCCCAAGCTCGCTGTCCACCGCGATGGTGCCACCCATGAGCGCCACCAGCCGCCGCACGATGCCAAGGCCCAGGCCCGTGCCCTGATACTTGCGGGTAAAGGAGCCGTCCACCTGGGTGAAGGGGTCGAATATCTGGTCCATCTTGTCGTCCGGGATGCCGATGCCGGTGTCGGAAACCGAGAAGAAAAGCTGCGCCCGGCCATCGGGCATGGGGTGCGCCAGGGGGTATGCCTCCACCAGCACCGAGCCGGATTCCGTGAACTTGGTGGCATTGCCCACCAGGTTGAAGAGGATCTGGCGCAGGCGGACCTTGTCGGCCAGGAAGTGGCGCGGCAGGGTCTTGTCCATGACCAGCGCCACCTCGATGCCGCGCATCCGGGCCTGATGCCGGAAAACCGCGACCACGGATTCCGCCACCTCGCCCAGGTCGAGTTCCTGGTCGTCGAGTTCGAGCTTGCCCGACTCGATCTTTGAAATGTCGAGGATGTCGTTGAGAATCTGGAGCAGGCTGCGCCCGGAGCTGAGGGCTATCTCCAGGAATTCCCGCTGCTCGCCGCCCAGGATGGTGAGCTGGAGCAGCTGGAGCATGCCCAGCAGCCCGTTGAGCGGCGTGCGTATCTCGTGACTCATGTTGGCGAGAAACTCGTTCTTGGCCAGGCTGGCCGCCTCGGCCTTGGCCATGGCCCGCTTGAGCTCCTGCTCCATGACTTTGAGGTCCGTGATGTCCGTGGCCATGTGCATGTGCACCAGCCGCCCCTCAAGCCACTCGATGGCCCGATCGTGGTTGAGATACCAGCGGCCCGTGATCTGGCTGTGCCACTCCCGGACCAGGGTGCCGACCGGCGCGCCGCGCCCGTTGAGCAGGGCGGGCTTGGGGCAGACCTGGCACTGCCGGGACTCGCCCCGAAGGATTTCGTGACACAGGGAATCCTGGCCGCTGGTGCCGTAGGTCTCCTGAATGTGGGCGTTCATGAACAGCACCTCATGGCTGTCCAGCTCCGAGACGTAGATGTTGGCGTCGATGCCGTCCAGGATGGTCAGCAGCCGCTCGTGGGACTGGGCCAGTTCCCTGGCCGCCTGCCGCTCCTGGGTCACGTCGCGGGTGGAGCCAAAGACGCGTCTGAGCCTGCCGCGCCCGTCCGTCTCCGGGATGGCCACGCCCACCAGCACCCCCTGGGAGCCATCGTCCCGGAGGCAGCGGAACTCGACTTCAACTGGCCGCATGTCTCGAAGCAGGCTTGTCCACGCCTCGACGAGCCGGGGGGTGTCGCCCGAATGAATGTGCCGATTGAGGATGTGCCCGATGTCCGGGGCCGACCCGTCCGGCTCCAGGCCGAAGAGGCGGAACTGCCCGTCCGTCCAGTGGTTCGCGCCGGTATCGAGGTCGTGCTCCCAGCCGCCGGTCAGGCTGATGCGCTGCACCTCGTTGAGCAGTTCGCGGCTCCAGCGCAGGGCCTGCTCGGCCTGGTGCCGCTCGGTCAGGTCGTAGGCGTAGACAAAGAGATACTCCTTGCCGCCGTAGACCTTGTAGTGGCTGACGATCTCCACGGGCAGTTCGCGCCCGTCGCGGCAACGGTGGACCGTTTCGAACCGCCTGATGTCCTCAAGCCGCCGCGCGTTCCAGTATTCGGCCCAGGTATCGGGTGAGAACAAGGGGCAGATATCCGATACGGTCATGGCCAGCAGGTCGTCCTGCCCGTAGCCGAGGCTGGAGCAACCATGGTCGTTGACGTAGACGTACCGCCCGCTCCTGTCGATCCAGTAGATGCTGACCGGGGCCATGTCCACGGAGAACTGGGTCAGCCGGAGCGCCTCCTCCACCCGCTTGCGCCCGGTGATGTCGATGATGCTGCCCTCGAAGAGTTCCGGCTCGTTGCCCAGCCCCCGGCTCAGCCGGCTGTTGATGGACACCCAAAGGGTGCCGCCCCCCTTGCGCCGGATGAGAATCTCGAACTGGCGGACCTCACCGTGCTGGATCAAGGCTTGGACCAACCTGTCGCGGTCCTTGGGATCGTAATAGAATTGCGTGGTGATGTCGGTGATGGCGTCCATGAACTCCTGGGGCGAATCGTAGCCCGTGAGCCGGACCAAGGCCGGATTGACGCTGACGAACCGCCCCTGCGGGGTGGACTGGTACAGCCCCTCCACTGAATTTTCAAAGAGATTGCGGTAGTTGCGCTCGCTCCTGACCAGCTCGGCCTCGGCCCGCTTGCGCCCCGATATGTCCGCGGCCATGGCCAGGACACCCTGGTAGCGCCCGTCGTCGCCCAGAATCGGCGAGGCCGAGACCAAAGCCCAGACCGAGCTGCCGTCCTTGCACCGGTAGCGCTGTTCGAACTGGTCCGAGAGCCCCTGCCGCCTGCGCACCAGGTGTTCTTCGAGCCGGGGAATGTCCTCAGGGTAGAGAAGCGCGGACACGGGTTTGCCCAGCAGCTCGTAGACCGCGTAGCCGAGCATCCGGCACAGCACCTTGTTGGCGAACCGGATGTTCCCGTTGGGACCGATGGAGATGATGCCCTCGTTGGCCGTCTCCACTATGCGCCGGTAGCGCGCCTCGCTCTCGCGCAGGCTGCGCTCGACCATCTTGGCCTCGGTGATGTCGGCGATCATGACAAAGGCTCCGGCGTATTCCCCGACATCGGTCCTGATGGGCGTGGCCGAGACACGGCCCCAGGTCCTTGTCCCGTCCCGGCGCACGAACCGCTGCTCGTAGCGCACCCCGCCGCTCTTGATGGCCTGGGCGCGCCGGACGTATTCGGAATGCTCATCCGGCGGCATCAGGTCCGGCAGGGTCGCGCCGATGATGTCCTCGAAGTCGTGGCCCATAAAATCAACCATGGTCTGGTTGGCAAAGGCAATGCGGCCATCGGCGTCCATGCTCAGGATGCCCTCGTTGGCTGTCTCCAACATGCGCCGGTAGCGCGCCTCGCTCTCTCGCAAGGCCTCCTCCGCCCTGGTCCTCTCGGTCGTGTCCTTGGCAAAGATAGCCACCCCGTCAACCTCTCCGTCCTGGCCGAACACGGGGTAAAGGGTGAGATCGAAGTGCCTTCCCTTGAGATGGCCCTTGCGCGACACCGGCCTGCCCGTCTGAGCCACCTGCCTGAAGGACTCTCGCCAACTCTCGACCCTTTCCTGAGGCAGATGGTCGAACAGGCTGAGCCCGGCAGCTTCTTCAGGGTCAAGATCAAGCCGTGCGGCCATATTCCCATTGATGATGCTGATGGTGCCATCCGTGCCATAGAGGCCGACATCCTCGACAGTGGCATCAAGAAGGGCGCGCAGGGCGCGTTCGTTGCGGCGCAGCCTTTGCTCCACTTCCCTGCGGTCGCCGATAGACCGAGTGGAGCCGATGAACCCGACGCACGCCCCGGCATGGTCCAGCAGGGGGCGGGCCACAGCCTCCACCCACACGGCGCTTCCGTCTGCGTGTTGCACCTCAAGCTCCATGCGGGCCAATGGGCTTCGTTCTCCCCTGGCAACGGCGCGTCTGACGCCGTCAAGAGCCTCAAGGACCAGGGGCAGAGTCTGCGGGGTCACGAACTGGTCGACGCACCGCCCGACCACGTCTTCCGGCACTATGCCGCGAAGTCTGCCCACCGAGGGGCTGACATAGGTGTACCGAAGGTCGTTATCCACAGTCCAGACGACATCCTCGGTGTTTTCGGCCACCAGCCGGTGTATCCGGGCGTCCCCGGCCACGGTCCGGGCGTCGGCCTCCCCCTGGGGATACAGGAAGTGGGCAAGGCTGAACCCGGCCCCGGCTCCGTCAGGGCGACGAATCTCGGCCCGGACCTCGACGGCGCAACCGTCCCTGCCCAGCATGGTCAGACAAACCGGGCTTTCCGGGCTGGAGCCGTCGGCTGCCCACACCTGGGGCGGACCAGCCAGAAAGTCGTCAAGGGGTCGGCCCGTGGCCTCTTCCCGGCTGAAGCCGAGCAGGGCGAGCCAGGCCCGGTTGACGGCCACGATCCGGCCTTGGTCATCCAGACAGTGGCACGGCAGCGGCACCAGGTCGAAATACGGCCCGGCAGGCCCATGCGCCGCCGGGTCGGTCGCTCGGCCATGGTTCGCCGCCTCTGATTTCGTGCCTTTCCTGCCCATGGATCACGCTCCTGTCCGGTCGTGGTTGGAATTGGGTCCGGTCCTTGCCCAACCTGTACCATTTTACAGATCAACATGTGATTATTTTACCGGAAAAGCCTGTCCGGATGCGGGGCAGGCTGCTTCGCCCCTCTGAGTGGCCCGTCCGCTTGACACCGCGCGGCACGCTCTGTCATCAAAAAGCATGACAGCCTGAAATCAGCGGGAGGCCCAGATGAGCAGAAAAGTGCGCTCGGTCCGTGTACCCAGGGAACTTGAGACAATGAACCTGTCCAGCCTCGTCCACGAGTGCGAGAAGCATCTGCGCGATCTTGAGTCCGCGACCCTGTTGCGCCAGCAGGGCAATGCAGAGGCCGCCGAGGCGCTCATGCGCACGCGCCAGGCCGACCTGGGCCGCAAGGTGGGCAAGCTCGTCTGGGAAGCGCGCGTCCAGTACGGAAGAACCAAGGGAGAACAGGCATGAAGCCGAAGTCGGTCAAGGAATCCGAGGTCATCATGACCCATCTCGTGCTGCCCCAGGACGCCAACCCGGCAGGCAACCTGCACGGCGGCGTCATCCTGCGGCACATCGACACAACGGCGGGCGTGGTGGCCAAGCGGCACACCCGCGGCAACGTGGTCACCGTGTCCATCGACCGCATGGCCTTCAAGCAGCCGGCCTACATGGGCGAGCTGCTCACCTTCAAGGCCAGCCTCAACCACGTGGGCCGGTCGAGCATGGAGATAGGCGTGCGCGTGGAGGCCGAGAACCTGCGCACCGGCGAGGTCCGCCACACCAACTCCGCCTACCTGACCTTCGTGGCCCTGGACGACAACGGCAAGCCCACGCCCGTGCCGCCCCTGCTGCTGGACACCCCCACGGCCCAGCGCCGCCACCGCGAGGCCGAGCTCCGGCGCGAGCTGCGCCAGCGCGAACGGGCCCTTGAGGAGGGCAGGGAACCCCACGCCTGATCCACGGCCCGATCAAAGACCAAAGGAGCGTCATGGCAACCTACACCGGCATCAACCACCTGGCCATGGTCACCGGCGACATGGACGCCACCCTGCGCTTCTGGCGCGACCTCCTGGGCATGCGTCTGGTGGCCGGGCTGGGCCACCCCGGCTACCGCCACTATTTCCTGGAAATCTCCGGCCACGACATGATCGCCTTTTTCGAGTGGCCCGGTGTGGAGCCGGTGCCTGAAAAAGACCACGGCTTCCCGGTCAGGGGGCCGGTCTGCTTCGACCACGTCTCCTTCGAGGTGGCGGGCGAGGACGACCTGTGGGAGATCAAGGACACGCTCGACGCGGCGGACATCTGGTGCTCCGAGGTGGTGGACCACGGGTTCATCCACTCCATCTACACCTTTGATCCCAACAACATCCCCATCGAATTCAGCGCGCCCGTGCCCGGCGTGGACATCCGCAAGACCCCGGCCATGGCCGACACCGCGCCGAGCGCCGAGGCCCTCAAGGGGTTTGAGCGGCAACCCGGCGTCTGGCCGCCAGTAAGGCGGCCCACGCCCAAAGACGAGCGCGCGGCCTACGAAGGAGAGGGGGAAAAGATTCTTGAAGCCATCAGGAAGCGGACAAAGGGGTGATCGCGCCGATCCGGGCGACTCAGCCGTCTTCGGGAAAAAAGGCGGTCATGACATCCGAGGCCTGACGCTCGGCCTGGCGCACGATATCCGGCAGGTCGGCCTCGCGCAGGCCGAGCTTCTTCCACGCCCTGGGGTCGAGCTCCGGGACCAGGGATGCGCCGCTTGAGCCGATGCCAAGGCCGTGGATGATGAAATCGGCCACATGGATGACCGAGGCCTCGGCGGGCATGGACGCCTCCATGGGGGTGTGGTGGTGGTGGACCAGCGCTTCGAGGAAAGGGGTCAGCCGCCAGCTCTTGAGCATCCGGCCACCGATCTCGGCGTGGGTGCAGCCCCAGACCGCCCGTTCCACGTCCACCAACGCGCGACGCCCGACCTTGGCCGGGCGCAGCACCTCGATGGTCGCCTTGAGGTGGTTTTTGAGCATGACCAGCCGCCCGATGTCGTGGAGCAGCCCGGCCACGAAGAATTTCTCGTCCCCGGCCAGCCCGGCCCGCCCGGCCAGCAGCCGGGCCACGATACCGCAGGCCACCGAATGGAGCCAGAACTCCTTGAGGGTGAAGAACTCCTCGGGCACACCCTCGAACGCGGCGATGACCGACACGCCCAGGGCCAGGTTGGTCAACTGGTTGGTGCCCACCACGGTCACGGCCCTGGACAGGGTGTCTATCCGACTCGAAAACCCGTAAAATGGCGTGTTGACCAATTTGAGCAGCTTGGCCGAAAGGGCCACATCCTTGCTGATGACCTCGGCCACGTAGGAGGCGGAGCTGCGCGGATTCTTCAGGCTCTCGGTGATCTGGAAAAAAATGTTGGGCAGCGAGGCCAGCTCCATCTCCTGCCTGACCACCGCCTCGGGGCTGATGTTCGCCTCGGTGGTGGGCGACGGGGCAAAGATGTCCACGGAGTCATCGTGCTGGCAGGCCGAGAGCATCCAGCGCGCCTGCTCCGGGCTCAGCCCGCGCGCCTGATGCAGCACGTAGAGCCGGGCCATCTCCTTGACTACGGGCTGGGACGCGCTGTTGAGCACGAACCGCTGGGCCGCCATGATCTTGCAGACTTCAAGCACTCCGGGATCGATCTGGTCAAAGGAGGTGAAGCGACCGTTCCCGGCCTCCTCCTCGCCCTGGATGTCGGCCTCGACGATGCCCCAGACCCGGCAGGTGCGGATATGCGCCTCGGTCAGCATGGCCCCGCGCGGCAGGAGCATCCGGCCCTCCCCTGTGGTCAGGTCGTCGGCCAGGATCATGCCGGGCTCAAGTTGCGATAGATTCATTTTCGGCATGCGTTTCCCTCCCCGGACGGCTATCCCCTCTGGCCCTCTTAGTCCATTTCCAACGCCCCGGCAACCCGATAAACCTTGCCTTGACGGCAAAATGGTGAGAAATCGGTTGGTTGAAGACACAAGGAGCGCCTGTTGTGGCTGGCATGCCCTGCTCAATACCCCATCCCGGCCCCTGCTGCCGGGCCCGCCTCATCGCGCGGCACAAGCGGTTCACCGTGGAGGCTGAGGCTCTGGACGGCCCTGACGCCGGACGCATTGTGCTGGCTCACACCAACAACACCGGCTCCATGCTCGGCCTGCTCAGGCCCGGCGTCACGGCCCTGCTCTCGCCCGCAGCCAGCCCGGCCCGCACGCTGCGCCACACCCTGGAGGCCCTGGAGCTGCACGGTCGGTTCGTGGGGGTCAACACCCTGACTCCCAACCGGATGCTGCGGCGCGCCTGGGAGACCCGAGCCCTGCCCGAACTCGACGACTACGACACCTTTCGCGCCGAGGCCAAGACCGGCGACAGCCGCCTGGATGCCCGCCTGGACGGCCCGCGCGGCACGCTGTGGGTGGAATGCAAGAACGTGACCCTGGTCGAGGACGAGGTGGCCTGCTTCCCTGACGCCGTGACCGGGCGCGGCCAGAAGCACCTGCGCGAGCTGATGGCCCTGGCCGCCACTGGCGCGCGCGTGGCCCTCTTCTTTCTTGTCCAGCGCACGGACGGGCGTTGTTTCGGCCCGGCGGACGTGGTGGACCCGGTCTATGCCGACCTGTTTTACGAGGCTCTGGACCGGGGCGTGGAGGCGTGGCCCTGCGTGGCCCAGGTGGACGAAACCGGCGTCAGCCTGGCCGACAGGCTCCGGGTGGTGCGGTCATGACCGGGTTCGTCATCGGGGCCGTGCTCATCAGCTTCTCGTCGGTCATGGTCAAGCTGGCCAACGTGCCGCCCGACGTGGCCGGATTCTACCGCCTGTTCGCGGGCGGCCTGGGCATGACCGTGATCCTCTGGAGGCTGGGCAAGCTCCGCCGGATGACGCCCCATGTCTGGCGCTGGTCCCTGGTCTCGGCCCTCTTCTTTGCGGCGGATTTCTTCTGCTGGCACCGATCCATCGGGCTGGTGGGGCCGGGGCTGGCCACCATGCTGGCCAATTTCCAGGTCATCGTCCTGACCGGGGTGTCCATCCTCTTCCTCAAAGAGCGGGTGTCGCGCCCGTTTCTGCTGGCCATCCCCATGGCCATGGCCGGGCTCTACCTCATGGTCGGCGTGTCCTGGGCCTCGTTCACGCCCGATTTCAGGCTGGGCGTGGGCTACGGGCTGCTCACCGCCCTGTTCTACTCCCTCTACCTGCTCGCCCTCAAGTTTTCCCTGACCAGGGCCGGGGCCGATCCCCTGGCCATGGCCGGGTCCGTGGCGCTGATCACGGGCCTGATGCTCGGCGGGCTGGGCGCGGCCCAGGGCGACTCCTTCGCCATTCCCGACACCCGCTCCCTGCTCGCCCTGGCCGCCCTGGCCCTGATCTGCCACGCCATCGGCTGGTACCTGATCACCCGGGGCATCCAGCAGGTGCGCACCTCGCTGGTCGGGCTGATCCTGCTCCTGCAACCCACCCTGTCCTATGTCTGGGATATCCTCCTGT from Pseudodesulfovibrio aespoeensis Aspo-2 includes the following:
- a CDS encoding HDOD domain-containing protein gives rise to the protein MPKMNLSQLEPGMILADDLTTGEGRMLLPRGAMLTEAHIRTCRVWGIVEADIQGEEEAGNGRFTSFDQIDPGVLEVCKIMAAQRFVLNSASQPVVKEMARLYVLHQARGLSPEQARWMLSACQHDDSVDIFAPSPTTEANISPEAVVRQEMELASLPNIFFQITESLKNPRSSASYVAEVISKDVALSAKLLKLVNTPFYGFSSRIDTLSRAVTVVGTNQLTNLALGVSVIAAFEGVPEEFFTLKEFWLHSVACGIVARLLAGRAGLAGDEKFFVAGLLHDIGRLVMLKNHLKATIEVLRPAKVGRRALVDVERAVWGCTHAEIGGRMLKSWRLTPFLEALVHHHHTPMEASMPAEASVIHVADFIIHGLGIGSSGASLVPELDPRAWKKLGLREADLPDIVRQAERQASDVMTAFFPEDG
- a CDS encoding VOC family protein → MATYTGINHLAMVTGDMDATLRFWRDLLGMRLVAGLGHPGYRHYFLEISGHDMIAFFEWPGVEPVPEKDHGFPVRGPVCFDHVSFEVAGEDDLWEIKDTLDAADIWCSEVVDHGFIHSIYTFDPNNIPIEFSAPVPGVDIRKTPAMADTAPSAEALKGFERQPGVWPPVRRPTPKDERAAYEGEGEKILEAIRKRTKG
- a CDS encoding DMT family transporter; translated protein: MTGFVIGAVLISFSSVMVKLANVPPDVAGFYRLFAGGLGMTVILWRLGKLRRMTPHVWRWSLVSALFFAADFFCWHRSIGLVGPGLATMLANFQVIVLTGVSILFLKERVSRPFLLAIPMAMAGLYLMVGVSWASFTPDFRLGVGYGLLTALFYSLYLLALKFSLTRAGADPLAMAGSVALITGLMLGGLGAAQGDSFAIPDTRSLLALAALALICHAIGWYLITRGIQQVRTSLVGLILLLQPTLSYVWDILLFDKPTSPVELTGVALALTAIYLGSLRRE
- a CDS encoding PAS domain S-box protein, which translates into the protein MGRKGTKSEAANHGRATDPAAHGPAGPYFDLVPLPCHCLDDQGRIVAVNRAWLALLGFSREEATGRPLDDFLAGPPQVWAADGSSPESPVCLTMLGRDGCAVEVRAEIRRPDGAGAGFSLAHFLYPQGEADARTVAGDARIHRLVAENTEDVVWTVDNDLRYTYVSPSVGRLRGIVPEDVVGRCVDQFVTPQTLPLVLEALDGVRRAVARGERSPLARMELEVQHADGSAVWVEAVARPLLDHAGACVGFIGSTRSIGDRREVEQRLRRNERALRALLDATVEDVGLYGTDGTISIINGNMAARLDLDPEEAAGLSLFDHLPQERVESWRESFRQVAQTGRPVSRKGHLKGRHFDLTLYPVFGQDGEVDGVAIFAKDTTERTRAEEALRESEARYRRMLETANEGILSMDADGRIAFANQTMVDFMGHDFEDIIGATLPDLMPPDEHSEYVRRAQAIKSGGVRYEQRFVRRDGTRTWGRVSATPIRTDVGEYAGAFVMIADITEAKMVERSLRESEARYRRIVETANEGIISIGPNGNIRFANKVLCRMLGYAVYELLGKPVSALLYPEDIPRLEEHLVRRRQGLSDQFEQRYRCKDGSSVWALVSASPILGDDGRYQGVLAMAADISGRKRAEAELVRSERNYRNLFENSVEGLYQSTPQGRFVSVNPALVRLTGYDSPQEFMDAITDITTQFYYDPKDRDRLVQALIQHGEVRQFEILIRRKGGGTLWVSINSRLSRGLGNEPELFEGSIIDITGRKRVEEALRLTQFSVDMAPVSIYWIDRSGRYVYVNDHGCSSLGYGQDDLLAMTVSDICPLFSPDTWAEYWNARRLEDIRRFETVHRCRDGRELPVEIVSHYKVYGGKEYLFVYAYDLTERHQAEQALRWSRELLNEVQRISLTGGWEHDLDTGANHWTDGQFRLFGLEPDGSAPDIGHILNRHIHSGDTPRLVEAWTSLLRDMRPVEVEFRCLRDDGSQGVLVGVAIPETDGRGRLRRVFGSTRDVTQERQAARELAQSHERLLTILDGIDANIYVSELDSHEVLFMNAHIQETYGTSGQDSLCHEILRGESRQCQVCPKPALLNGRGAPVGTLVREWHSQITGRWYLNHDRAIEWLEGRLVHMHMATDITDLKVMEQELKRAMAKAEAASLAKNEFLANMSHEIRTPLNGLLGMLQLLQLTILGGEQREFLEIALSSGRSLLQILNDILDISKIESGKLELDDQELDLGEVAESVVAVFRHQARMRGIEVALVMDKTLPRHFLADKVRLRQILFNLVGNATKFTESGSVLVEAYPLAHPMPDGRAQLFFSVSDTGIGIPDDKMDQIFDPFTQVDGSFTRKYQGTGLGLGIVRRLVALMGGTIAVDSELGAGTTVVFTVAARRVDHAAFTPAVSGQNGVFRPLSILVVEDERTNRAVAQRLLGKLGHEAACAESGEEAIEILATAAFDCILMDIQMPGLDGVETTRAIRDTLGLDIPIIALTAHAMEGDRKRFLDAGMQGYVAKPFDLPELQDELERVLLESGR
- a CDS encoding acyl-CoA thioesterase, which produces MKPKSVKESEVIMTHLVLPQDANPAGNLHGGVILRHIDTTAGVVAKRHTRGNVVTVSIDRMAFKQPAYMGELLTFKASLNHVGRSSMEIGVRVEAENLRTGEVRHTNSAYLTFVALDDNGKPTPVPPLLLDTPTAQRRHREAELRRELRQRERALEEGREPHA
- the sfsA gene encoding DNA/RNA nuclease SfsA, with the protein product MPCSIPHPGPCCRARLIARHKRFTVEAEALDGPDAGRIVLAHTNNTGSMLGLLRPGVTALLSPAASPARTLRHTLEALELHGRFVGVNTLTPNRMLRRAWETRALPELDDYDTFRAEAKTGDSRLDARLDGPRGTLWVECKNVTLVEDEVACFPDAVTGRGQKHLRELMALAATGARVALFFLVQRTDGRCFGPADVVDPVYADLFYEALDRGVEAWPCVAQVDETGVSLADRLRVVRS